The genomic region GGCATACCGGCCGATCGTGATGCCGCAGAGAATGGTCGCATTGGCCCCGATCGTGGCGCCGCGCTTGACCAGCGTCGGCCGCAGCTCGTCCATGCGCGGAATTTCGCTGCGCGGATTGAAGACGTTGGTGAAGACCATCGACGGCCCGCAGAAGACGAAATCTTCCAGCGTCACTCCTTCGTACACCGAGACGTTGTTCTGGATCTTCACGCCGTTGCCCACCGTCGCCTTGGGCCCCACGACCACGTTCTGGCCGATCTTGCAGTTCTTGCCGATCTTGGATCCCTTGAGGACGTGGGAAAAATGCCAGATGCTCGTCCCCTCGCCGATGTCCGTCCCTTCGTCGACGCAGGCCGACTCGTGCGCGAAGAACGCCCGTTTCGGCGCGGGCGCCGCGGCCGGTTCAGGTTTGGTCTCGCGGCTCGCTTCTTTTTCGAGCGCGTCCTGGCAGCGTTGCAGCACCGAGAGAACGCGCAGGCCTTCCTCTCCGTCGGTCCTCGGTTGACGCCGGGTGGCGACGCAATCGAGAAAGTGCTCGCATTCGGTGCGCAACGGCTCGCTCGTCTCCAGTTCGACAGGACAGGCGTCCGCTTTGTTCGCAACGGGGATTTGGTTCTTCCAATCGATCGAATGGGGATAGAGCAACAGCTTGTCCTTCTTTTCCATGTCGTCGAACACGGCCATCTTGCGGTCTCCGACGATGACGAGCTTCTGCTCCTTGAAGGGATGCAGCCAGGACACGAAGATATGGGCCTTCACGCCGCTGGGAAAGGACAGCATGCTGATCGTGACGTCTGCAATGTTTTGGTGAAGGTAATTGCCCCCTTGCGCCCGGACGCTGTCGGGCACCTCGCTCAGCAACCCCAGTATCACCGAGAGGTCGTGCGGCGCGAAGGACCAGAGGATGTTCTCCTCACGGCGGATCTTCCCGAGATTCAACCGGTTCGAGTAGACGTATTGGATCCGGCCCAGTTCACCGGCCCGGATCAACTCTTTCAGTTTCAGCACCGCCGGATGGTACCAGAGCAAATGGCCGACCATGAGGATGCGCTGCTTCGCCTTCGCCAGATCGACCAACTCGCGGCCGGTGCGGACGTCGAGGCACAGCGGCTTCTCGACGAACACGTCCTTACCGGCCAGCAGCGCCTCACGCACGAGGTCGGCATGGGTCTCGGCCGGCGTGGCGATCGCCACCGCGCCGATGCTCCGGTCGCCGAGAATCTCCGAATAGGCAGTGACCACCTTCCGCGGCGCATAGTCGCGGTTCAGCGCATTCAGCAGCTCCCGGTTGCTGTCGCAGATCGCGTCCAACGCGCCGACGGCATGAAAATTCCTCACGAGGTTTTTGCCCCAATACCCGGCTCCCACAACGGCGAC from Nitrospira japonica harbors:
- a CDS encoding Gfo/Idh/MocA family oxidoreductase, producing MTDSAAERKTGVAVAVVGAGYWGKNLVRNFHAVGALDAICDSNRELLNALNRDYAPRKVVTAYSEILGDRSIGAVAIATPAETHADLVREALLAGKDVFVEKPLCLDVRTGRELVDLAKAKQRILMVGHLLWYHPAVLKLKELIRAGELGRIQYVYSNRLNLGKIRREENILWSFAPHDLSVILGLLSEVPDSVRAQGGNYLHQNIADVTISMLSFPSGVKAHIFVSWLHPFKEQKLVIVGDRKMAVFDDMEKKDKLLLYPHSIDWKNQIPVANKADACPVELETSEPLRTECEHFLDCVATRRQPRTDGEEGLRVLSVLQRCQDALEKEASRETKPEPAAAPAPKRAFFAHESACVDEGTDIGEGTSIWHFSHVLKGSKIGKNCKIGQNVVVGPKATVGNGVKIQNNVSVYEGVTLEDFVFCGPSMVFTNVFNPRSEIPRMDELRPTLVKRGATIGANATILCGITIGRYALIGAGSVVTKDVPDHALVRGNPARVTGWMCSCGVKLALKGSKGVCRTCGKKFSKGTKGTKGLQAH